From Tepidisphaeraceae bacterium, a single genomic window includes:
- the folP gene encoding dihydropteroate synthase → MKPDAFPSWLRCSNGPRRPLVMGVLNVTPDSFSDGGRYADPTIAIATAAQMVTDGADLIDIGGESTRPGSQPVPAAEQIRRVTPVIAGIMAAGLPVTLSIDTTRAEVGQAALDAGATVLNDISAGLDDPQMLHLAAKRRVPIVLMHMKGTPADMQASPSYSDVVAEVSQFLLARATAAIHAGVPVEHVLLDPGIGFGKTMTHNLQLLAALPRLAALGHPLLVGTSRKKFIGTLTGDDHPADRVFGTAASVGWAIANGAAVVRVHDVGAMVKVVRVVRAILDPAQADQIVDNR, encoded by the coding sequence TTGAAACCGGACGCATTTCCATCCTGGCTGCGCTGTTCGAACGGCCCGCGTCGCCCACTGGTGATGGGCGTGCTGAACGTGACGCCCGACAGCTTCAGCGACGGGGGCCGCTACGCCGACCCTACGATCGCCATCGCCACCGCGGCGCAGATGGTCACCGACGGCGCCGATCTGATCGACATCGGTGGCGAGTCGACGCGGCCGGGCTCACAGCCCGTGCCCGCAGCCGAGCAGATCCGCCGGGTGACACCGGTCATCGCCGGCATTATGGCGGCCGGTCTGCCTGTCACCCTCTCTATCGACACAACGCGGGCCGAGGTTGGGCAGGCGGCGCTGGACGCCGGCGCGACGGTGCTGAACGACATCTCCGCCGGTCTGGACGACCCCCAAATGCTGCATTTGGCGGCCAAGCGGCGGGTGCCGATCGTCCTGATGCACATGAAGGGCACCCCCGCCGACATGCAGGCGTCACCGAGTTATTCGGACGTGGTGGCGGAGGTTTCGCAGTTCCTGCTCGCCCGCGCCACCGCGGCCATCCACGCGGGTGTGCCGGTCGAGCATGTGCTGCTCGACCCCGGCATTGGGTTCGGGAAGACGATGACGCACAACCTGCAGCTACTGGCGGCGCTGCCAAGGCTTGCGGCGTTGGGCCATCCGTTACTGGTCGGCACGAGCCGGAAGAAATTTATCGGGACGTTGACCGGTGACGACCACCCCGCCGACCGCGTCTTCGGCACCGCGGCGTCGGTCGGTTGGGCCATTGCCAACGGTGCCGCGGTCGTCCGCGTGCACGACGTCGGCGCGATGGTGAAGGTCGTACGTGTCGTGCGCGCGATCCTCGATCCGGCGCAGGCGGATCAAATCGTTGATAATCGATAA
- the rsmA gene encoding 16S rRNA (adenine(1518)-N(6)/adenine(1519)-N(6))-dimethyltransferase RsmA, producing the protein MAQSKQDIQSLLAQAGSHPRHRFGQNFMIDQNLVRLIADAGMIGPNDVVIEVGPGTGTLTDELLARAGQVVAVEIDRDLAGMLRERYADRATFRLIEGDALAGKHALNDDLLVVIRAAQANGQVVRLVANLPYNIASPLVIELLLVGVASLAFTVQKEVADRLRAVANDEAYGPLSVVVNMLSDVEVLRTLPPQAFWPAPKIDSALVRLVRRDRLGENGNAFSRFVQQVFAARRKTLRNALLNADLPADELLAKVGLDPKRRPEEIAADQLLALFDASRGSR; encoded by the coding sequence GTGGCCCAATCAAAGCAAGATATCCAATCGCTTCTCGCGCAGGCCGGCTCGCACCCACGGCACCGGTTCGGTCAGAACTTCATGATCGACCAGAACCTCGTTCGCCTCATCGCCGATGCCGGCATGATCGGACCGAACGACGTGGTGATCGAGGTCGGCCCCGGCACTGGCACGCTTACCGATGAACTGCTCGCCCGCGCGGGGCAGGTGGTGGCCGTCGAGATCGATCGCGACCTGGCGGGTATGTTGCGCGAGCGTTACGCCGACCGCGCAACGTTTCGTTTAATCGAAGGCGACGCGCTGGCGGGCAAGCACGCGTTGAACGACGATCTGCTGGTGGTCATTCGCGCGGCTCAGGCAAATGGGCAGGTGGTTCGGCTGGTGGCGAACTTACCGTACAACATCGCGTCGCCGCTGGTGATTGAACTGCTGCTGGTGGGGGTGGCGTCGCTGGCGTTCACGGTGCAAAAAGAGGTCGCTGACCGACTGCGCGCGGTGGCCAACGATGAAGCGTACGGGCCGTTGTCGGTGGTGGTGAACATGCTGTCGGACGTCGAGGTGCTGCGCACGCTGCCGCCGCAGGCGTTCTGGCCGGCGCCGAAGATCGATTCGGCGCTCGTGCGGCTCGTGCGGCGCGATCGGCTGGGCGAGAACGGCAATGCGTTCAGCCGTTTCGTACAGCAGGTCTTCGCCGCCCGCAGGAAGACGCTGCGGAATGCGCTGCTGAATGCGGATCTGCCTGCGGATGAGCTGCTGGCGAAAGTCGGGCTCGACCCCAAGCGCCGGCCGGAGGAAATCGCGGCCGATCAACTGCTGGCGCTGTTTGACGCGTCGCGCGGTTCCCGCTGA
- a CDS encoding DUF1206 domain-containing protein — MSTIPSQIASHARDARHHARPFLAKLARIGYAAKGTLYVVVGLLAAASALGVGGRATGSRGALQTLIEQPFGKFLLGVVAVGLIGYSIFQFVRAVEDPEQEGNDRKAMLKRAGFFISGVIHASLFLAAARMLVGRSSGGGEDSGAQSWTATIMEYPLGRWLIAAIGVGIIVYGIAQFVRAWKAKLSDQMVLDDLSNGTRDIVRKVSRFGLAARGVVFSIIGSLLIVAAWQYDASEAKGLGGALATLERQPFGPWLLGLVALGLIAYGAYQFVLSRYRRIGT; from the coding sequence ATGTCCACGATTCCATCGCAAATCGCGTCGCACGCGCGTGATGCCCGGCATCACGCTCGTCCGTTCCTCGCCAAGCTCGCACGCATCGGATACGCGGCCAAAGGGACGCTCTACGTCGTGGTGGGTTTGCTTGCCGCTGCGAGTGCGTTGGGAGTTGGTGGTCGGGCGACCGGTTCGCGGGGGGCGCTGCAGACACTGATCGAACAGCCGTTCGGCAAATTTCTTCTGGGCGTCGTGGCGGTGGGGTTGATCGGGTACTCGATCTTCCAGTTCGTGCGGGCCGTTGAAGATCCCGAGCAAGAAGGGAACGACCGCAAGGCCATGCTGAAGCGGGCCGGGTTCTTCATCAGTGGCGTGATCCACGCGTCGCTCTTTCTGGCCGCTGCGCGAATGCTGGTGGGGCGGTCGAGCGGTGGTGGAGAGGACTCAGGCGCGCAATCGTGGACCGCAACCATCATGGAGTATCCGCTTGGTCGGTGGCTGATCGCGGCCATCGGTGTGGGGATCATCGTGTACGGGATCGCTCAATTCGTCCGCGCTTGGAAAGCGAAGCTGAGCGATCAGATGGTCCTGGACGACCTGAGCAACGGGACGCGCGATATCGTCCGCAAGGTGAGCCGATTCGGACTGGCCGCGCGCGGCGTGGTCTTCTCGATCATCGGCTCGCTGCTGATCGTGGCTGCGTGGCAGTATGACGCAAGCGAAGCCAAGGGTTTGGGCGGCGCGCTGGCGACGCTCGAACGCCAACCGTTCGGCCCGTGGCTCTTGGGCCTGGTGGCGCTGGGCCTGATTGCCTATGGCGCGTACCAGTTTGTGCTCTCGCGATATCGTCGCATTGGCACGTGA
- a CDS encoding glutamate-5-semialdehyde dehydrogenase: MDDAQTYVQTLGKSARRAAAQLATLNGDAKVAALTAMAAALRASKAALIEANAKDFAAAEAADLAPALVKRLLLDDKKVESMAKGVEEIAAQVDPVGQVIEGFNRPNGLRITKVRVPLGVVLFFYESRPNVTSDAAALCIKSGNAIILRGGKEAFHSNKAITAIIAAALDKAGIDPAAVQLVESTDRALVPQLLKLDKYIDLVIPRGGENLIRAVVKDSTIPVLKHYTGNCHIYVDIAARQSEKLVRDVCVNSKTSYPGGAVCNAVEHLLFHKDVAAELLPKVCADLAAKGVEVRGDDRSRQLWKDAKPTTSEDWDTEYLAFIVSTKIVDSMDDAIAHINEHGSHHTDAILTTDLSAAQRFVQQVDSASVMVNASTRFADGGEYGLGAEIGISTDKLHARGPMGANDLTTYKWVVTGEGHVR, encoded by the coding sequence ATGGACGACGCTCAGACCTACGTGCAAACTCTCGGAAAGTCCGCCCGCCGGGCCGCGGCGCAGTTGGCGACGCTGAACGGCGACGCGAAGGTCGCCGCCCTTACCGCGATGGCGGCGGCGCTGCGCGCGTCGAAGGCAGCGCTGATCGAGGCCAACGCCAAGGACTTCGCCGCCGCCGAGGCCGCCGATCTGGCGCCGGCGCTGGTGAAGCGCCTGCTGCTGGACGACAAGAAGGTCGAATCGATGGCCAAGGGCGTCGAGGAGATCGCCGCCCAGGTCGATCCGGTCGGGCAGGTGATTGAGGGGTTCAACCGGCCCAACGGGCTGCGCATCACGAAGGTGCGCGTGCCACTGGGCGTCGTGCTGTTCTTCTACGAAAGCCGCCCAAACGTGACGAGCGACGCGGCCGCCCTTTGCATCAAGAGCGGCAACGCGATCATCCTGCGTGGTGGCAAAGAGGCGTTCCACTCGAACAAGGCGATCACCGCCATCATCGCTGCCGCGCTCGATAAGGCCGGCATCGATCCGGCGGCCGTCCAACTGGTGGAATCGACCGACCGCGCGCTCGTGCCGCAGCTATTGAAGCTCGACAAGTACATCGACCTGGTCATCCCACGCGGCGGTGAGAACCTCATACGCGCCGTCGTAAAAGATTCGACCATTCCCGTGCTGAAGCACTACACCGGCAACTGCCACATTTACGTCGACATCGCCGCCCGGCAGTCCGAAAAGCTCGTGCGCGACGTTTGCGTGAACTCCAAGACCAGCTACCCCGGTGGCGCGGTCTGCAACGCCGTCGAGCACCTGCTGTTCCACAAGGACGTCGCTGCCGAACTACTGCCGAAGGTCTGCGCGGACCTGGCCGCCAAAGGCGTTGAAGTGCGCGGCGACGACCGCTCGCGGCAACTCTGGAAGGACGCCAAGCCCACGACCAGCGAGGACTGGGACACGGAATACCTGGCGTTCATCGTCAGCACAAAGATCGTCGACAGCATGGACGACGCCATCGCCCACATCAACGAGCACGGCAGCCACCACACCGATGCCATCCTCACCACCGACCTGTCGGCCGCCCAGCGGTTCGTCCAGCAGGTCGACAGCGCCAGCGTCATGGTCAACGCCAGCACCCGCTTCGCCGACGGTGGCGAGTACGGCCTGGGCGCCGAAATCGGCATCAGCACCGACAAACTCCACGCCCGCGGCCCGATGGGCGCCAACGACCTGACGACCTACAAGTGGGTCGTCACCGGCGAAGGTCATGTGCGGTAA
- a CDS encoding serpin family protein: protein MIRTAVACAVLGLSASLSLGQSVFSDEAKPSKGPGARLASATLSPSGKPTLTNSAVHANRIGVGLWAAQSGAEAGTVFSPIGYAKAAEIAQRLDKKGPVEPAPLKVLCDFLALDGQADRMPQLQLATAFWSSVNPRIVDKAQAARLEKLLGVMARPLDLSNRGVAAGEVDSWVLQNTRDEVSQPGRLAGLPTTLVTDGVIFRAAWADRFDPAQTKPAPFTNADGTTVELPFMHRLANLPYLKNADVELTAVPFTAAVDDDSEPHYKLVVMMPLAGGDLTKLRATLSAERLQQWMKEATASKEALAAWEAASPESDNEAVRERWVATYPVKAVTLALPRFVVRSPRAAMKGSDESGQVTFAQGCSLSINEAGAGHATSEGAMYDVGAIGQPVNFTANRPFLFTVVDEVTGTIILAGSYTGATNP, encoded by the coding sequence ATGATTCGAACTGCCGTGGCTTGTGCGGTCCTTGGACTCTCCGCCTCGTTGTCGTTGGGGCAGAGCGTCTTCTCCGATGAAGCCAAGCCAAGCAAGGGGCCGGGCGCGCGACTCGCCAGTGCCACGCTGTCGCCAAGCGGAAAGCCGACGCTGACTAACTCGGCCGTGCACGCGAACCGCATTGGCGTGGGGCTGTGGGCGGCGCAGTCAGGGGCGGAAGCTGGGACGGTCTTCTCACCCATCGGCTACGCAAAGGCGGCCGAGATCGCGCAGCGCCTGGACAAGAAGGGGCCGGTCGAGCCAGCCCCGTTAAAGGTGCTTTGCGATTTCCTGGCGCTCGACGGGCAGGCGGATCGCATGCCGCAACTGCAGTTGGCGACGGCGTTCTGGTCGTCGGTGAACCCACGCATCGTGGACAAGGCTCAGGCTGCCCGACTCGAGAAGTTGCTTGGCGTCATGGCGCGTCCGCTGGACCTTAGCAATAGAGGTGTGGCCGCCGGTGAGGTGGATAGCTGGGTGTTGCAGAACACGCGCGACGAGGTGTCGCAGCCGGGCCGGTTGGCCGGCCTTCCCACAACGCTGGTGACCGACGGCGTCATCTTCCGCGCCGCCTGGGCGGACCGCTTCGACCCGGCCCAAACCAAGCCCGCGCCGTTCACCAATGCCGACGGCACAACGGTTGAGCTGCCCTTTATGCACCGCCTTGCGAACCTGCCGTACCTGAAGAATGCGGATGTCGAGCTGACCGCCGTCCCGTTCACCGCTGCGGTGGATGATGATTCAGAGCCGCACTACAAGCTGGTCGTGATGATGCCGCTGGCCGGTGGCGACCTGACGAAGCTGCGCGCGACGCTGTCTGCCGAGCGGTTGCAGCAGTGGATGAAGGAGGCGACCGCGTCCAAGGAAGCGCTGGCGGCGTGGGAGGCGGCGTCACCGGAGAGCGACAACGAGGCCGTTCGAGAGCGCTGGGTGGCGACCTACCCCGTGAAGGCCGTCACGCTCGCGCTGCCGCGCTTCGTCGTGCGGTCGCCCCGCGCCGCGATGAAGGGCAGTGACGAATCGGGACAGGTCACCTTCGCACAAGGATGCAGCCTCTCAATCAACGAGGCTGGCGCAGGCCATGCGACCTCTGAAGGGGCGATGTACGACGTCGGCGCGATCGGCCAACCGGTCAATTTCACCGCCAATCGCCCATTTTTGTTTACGGTGGTAGACGAGGTGACGGGCACCATCATCCTGGCTGGGAGCTACACGGGGGCCACAAATCCCTAG
- a CDS encoding aminotransferase class I/II-fold pyridoxal phosphate-dependent enzyme produces the protein MRSPADFVSRRAMGVDASGIRKVFDLAAKMKDPINLSIGLPDFDVPEIAKDAAIEAIRSGQNRYTQTQGIAPLRDRLRADLSTEFGRDVGDVLITSGVSGGLLLAMLAIVDPGDEVVFLDPYFVMYKHLVTMAGGKSVVVNSYPSFTFPADEVEKTITPRTKVLILNSPSNPTGTVMSETDVRAAVEIARRHDLLLLSDEIYEPFLYDQTRGLPSPAKSYENTLVLRGFSKSHAMTGWRLGYAAGPEQIISQMTKLQQYTFVCPPSPLQWAALKAMDVDMKPHVDAYRHKRDIAYDMLSGKFEVERPGGAFYIFPKAPAGVTASEFVAKAIENNVLIIPGNVFSDRDTHFRISYATTDDRLKQGCEILRSLA, from the coding sequence ATGCGTTCCCCAGCCGACTTTGTCTCTCGCCGCGCGATGGGTGTCGATGCCTCGGGCATCCGCAAGGTCTTCGACCTCGCCGCCAAGATGAAGGACCCGATCAACCTCTCGATCGGCCTGCCCGACTTCGACGTCCCCGAGATCGCCAAAGACGCCGCCATCGAGGCCATCCGCAGCGGCCAGAACCGCTACACGCAGACCCAGGGCATCGCCCCACTGCGCGATCGGTTGCGGGCCGACCTGTCGACCGAGTTTGGCCGGGATGTGGGGGACGTGCTGATCACCAGTGGCGTGTCGGGTGGCCTGCTGCTGGCGATGCTGGCCATCGTAGACCCCGGCGACGAGGTCGTCTTCCTCGACCCCTACTTCGTCATGTACAAGCACCTGGTGACGATGGCCGGCGGCAAGTCGGTGGTCGTCAACAGCTACCCGAGCTTTACGTTCCCCGCCGACGAGGTTGAAAAGACCATCACGCCGCGCACGAAGGTGTTGATCCTGAACTCACCCAGCAACCCGACCGGCACGGTGATGAGCGAGACCGACGTGCGGGCCGCCGTCGAGATCGCGCGCCGGCACGACTTGCTGCTGCTGTCCGACGAGATCTACGAGCCCTTCCTGTACGACCAGACGCGCGGCCTGCCCAGCCCGGCGAAGTCGTACGAGAACACGCTGGTGCTGCGCGGCTTTTCCAAGAGCCACGCGATGACCGGCTGGCGCCTCGGTTACGCCGCCGGGCCGGAACAGATCATCTCGCAGATGACCAAGCTGCAGCAGTACACGTTCGTCTGCCCGCCCAGCCCCTTGCAGTGGGCGGCACTGAAGGCGATGGACGTGGACATGAAGCCGCACGTCGACGCTTACCGGCACAAGCGCGACATCGCCTACGACATGCTCTCGGGCAAGTTCGAGGTCGAACGGCCGGGCGGCGCATTCTACATCTTCCCCAAAGCCCCCGCCGGTGTGACCGCCAGCGAGTTCGTCGCCAAGGCAATCGAGAACAACGTCCTGATCATCCCCGGCAACGTTTTCAGCGACCGCGACACCCACTTCCGCATCAGCTACGCGACGACGGACGATCGGCTGAAACAGGGCTGCGAGATCCTGCGCAGCCTGGCTTGA
- the ftsH gene encoding ATP-dependent zinc metalloprotease FtsH, protein MSEQRPDRQQPPRKPGRPGTTPAGLKFRGLFGWFLFIALGIMFVVLVNKSDNKHKAVDLSQFNQALVSGNVKVVEIEGDIVRGQFVTPIKVQLAGSTQIEDVEFFQTAVPQGVSTSWQFSQYILDKAGAATQVKARNPDTFLVNLLINMIPWLLILLFIWFFVFRQLRSNGGAGGMLGNFGRSKHKITSKEHTNVTFDDVAGIEEAKDEVMEIVEFLKNPKKFQRLGGRIPRGVMLVGEPGTGKTLLAKAIAGEADVPFFSISGSDFVEMFVGVGASRVRDLFKQAKDNSPCIIFLDEIDAVGRRRGSGFSSGGHDEREQTLNAILVEMDGFDTNDQVILVASTNRVDVLDPALTRPGRFDRQVTVPLPDVKGRLEILKVHSRKVKLGPQTDLARLAKATPGFSGADLAAIINEAALGATLAGKEYIEQDDMEEARDKVRWGRAKKSRVIDEKDKVATAYHEAGHAVIQHLLRPDSDPIHKVTIIPRGNYGGATMALPEKDRTSYSKKWCLAFMKVCFAGRIAEQLFCGDINTGAIGDIRQATGVARRMVRDWGMNDRLGFVYYGDDDSKPSMFGEFGGNREYSEEVAKQIDEEVKKLIDTLYEETRVMIEANRDRVDALAKALVRYETLDTNDVDRIMRGDNLTKPTVSDLLEMEGRRGTVIQPGPTDAAPDINPGLGGGPLPSPG, encoded by the coding sequence ATGTCCGAGCAACGCCCCGATCGTCAACAGCCACCGCGCAAGCCGGGTCGTCCCGGCACCACCCCCGCCGGACTTAAGTTCCGCGGGCTCTTTGGGTGGTTCCTGTTCATCGCGCTGGGCATCATGTTCGTGGTCCTCGTCAACAAGAGCGACAACAAGCACAAGGCCGTCGACCTCAGCCAGTTCAATCAAGCGTTGGTCAGCGGCAACGTGAAGGTCGTCGAGATCGAAGGCGACATCGTCCGCGGTCAGTTCGTCACGCCGATCAAGGTGCAGTTGGCCGGCTCGACGCAGATCGAAGACGTCGAGTTCTTCCAGACCGCAGTGCCGCAGGGCGTCTCGACGTCGTGGCAGTTCTCGCAGTACATCTTGGACAAGGCCGGAGCGGCGACGCAGGTGAAGGCGCGGAACCCCGACACGTTCCTCGTGAACCTGCTCATCAACATGATCCCCTGGCTGTTGATCCTGCTCTTTATCTGGTTCTTCGTCTTCCGCCAGTTGCGCAGCAACGGTGGCGCCGGTGGAATGCTCGGCAACTTCGGGCGCAGCAAGCACAAGATCACCAGCAAGGAACACACGAACGTCACCTTCGACGACGTGGCCGGCATTGAGGAGGCCAAGGACGAGGTGATGGAGATCGTCGAGTTCCTGAAGAACCCGAAGAAGTTCCAGCGTCTCGGTGGCCGCATCCCGCGCGGCGTCATGCTCGTAGGCGAGCCCGGCACCGGTAAAACCCTGCTCGCCAAGGCGATCGCCGGCGAGGCGGACGTGCCGTTCTTCAGCATCAGTGGTTCGGACTTCGTCGAGATGTTCGTCGGCGTGGGCGCCAGCCGCGTGCGCGACTTGTTCAAGCAGGCGAAAGACAACTCGCCGTGCATCATCTTCCTGGACGAAATCGACGCCGTCGGCCGTCGCCGTGGCAGTGGGTTTAGCAGCGGTGGTCACGATGAGCGCGAGCAGACGCTGAACGCGATCCTCGTCGAGATGGACGGCTTCGATACGAACGATCAGGTCATCCTCGTCGCCAGCACCAACCGCGTGGACGTGCTCGACCCCGCCCTCACTCGCCCAGGTCGTTTCGACCGCCAGGTGACGGTTCCACTGCCCGACGTGAAGGGCCGCCTGGAAATCCTGAAGGTTCACAGCCGCAAGGTAAAGCTTGGGCCGCAGACCGATCTGGCCCGCTTGGCCAAGGCCACGCCCGGCTTCAGTGGCGCGGACCTGGCCGCCATCATCAACGAAGCCGCGCTGGGCGCGACGCTAGCGGGCAAGGAATACATCGAGCAGGACGACATGGAAGAGGCCCGCGACAAGGTGCGCTGGGGCCGGGCCAAGAAGAGCCGCGTGATCGACGAGAAGGACAAGGTCGCCACCGCGTATCACGAGGCCGGCCACGCCGTCATCCAGCATTTGCTGCGTCCGGATTCCGATCCGATTCACAAGGTCACGATCATCCCGCGCGGCAACTACGGTGGCGCGACGATGGCGCTGCCCGAGAAGGACCGCACCAGCTACAGCAAGAAGTGGTGCCTTGCCTTCATGAAGGTCTGCTTCGCCGGCCGCATTGCCGAGCAGCTATTCTGTGGCGACATCAACACCGGCGCAATCGGTGACATTCGCCAGGCCACCGGCGTCGCCCGCCGAATGGTGCGTGACTGGGGCATGAACGACCGCCTGGGCTTCGTCTACTACGGTGACGACGACAGCAAGCCGTCCATGTTCGGTGAGTTCGGCGGCAACCGTGAGTACAGCGAAGAGGTCGCCAAGCAGATTGACGAAGAGGTCAAGAAATTGATCGACACGCTGTACGAAGAGACGCGCGTGATGATCGAAGCGAATCGCGACCGCGTCGACGCGTTGGCCAAGGCGTTGGTCCGCTACGAGACGCTGGACACGAACGACGTCGACCGCATCATGCGTGGCGACAACCTGACCAAGCCGACCGTCTCCGATTTGCTCGAGATGGAAGGCCGCCGCGGCACAGTGATTCAACCCGGCCCCACCGACGCCGCCCCGGACATCAACCCGGGCTTGGGTGGCGGTCCGCTGCCGAGCCCTGGTTGA
- the cdaA gene encoding diadenylate cyclase CdaA yields MKELFRNLENYIRSVGYYGWGAVFIELLLIGTVVYYILRFLRGTRGARMLKGIALLLIVLFVVVRLGDQRFGLERLDFLFRQFLGIASIAVIVVFQPELRRALMRLGETRLFRGFSKQLDEEIEALVESATFLSKRKIGALVAIERDVGLGGIAESGTKLNADLSSDLLNTIFWPNSPLHDLGVIVSQGRIAYAGVQFPLAESGDLEKDLGSRHRAAVGMSQESDAVIMIVSEESGDISIAERGILFRKLTVDALRGMLTDLLGRAVTSDDPQLKTANEASHED; encoded by the coding sequence ATGAAAGAGCTGTTCCGCAACCTCGAGAACTACATCCGCTCCGTCGGCTACTACGGCTGGGGCGCGGTCTTCATCGAACTGCTGCTGATCGGCACGGTCGTCTACTACATCCTGCGCTTCCTGCGGGGCACGCGCGGGGCGCGCATGCTCAAGGGCATCGCCCTGCTGCTGATCGTCCTCTTCGTCGTCGTGCGGCTCGGCGACCAGCGGTTCGGCCTGGAACGGCTCGACTTCCTCTTCCGCCAGTTCCTGGGCATCGCCTCGATCGCGGTCATCGTCGTCTTCCAACCCGAACTCCGCCGGGCGCTCATGCGCCTCGGCGAGACGCGCCTGTTCCGCGGTTTCAGCAAGCAGTTGGACGAGGAGATCGAAGCGCTCGTAGAATCGGCGACGTTCCTCAGCAAGCGCAAGATCGGGGCCCTGGTCGCGATCGAGCGCGACGTCGGCCTCGGTGGTATAGCCGAGAGCGGCACGAAGCTGAACGCCGATTTGTCGTCGGACCTGTTGAACACGATCTTCTGGCCCAACAGCCCGCTGCACGACCTGGGCGTCATCGTCAGCCAGGGTCGCATCGCGTACGCGGGCGTGCAGTTCCCGTTGGCCGAGTCGGGCGATCTGGAAAAGGACCTCGGCAGCCGCCACCGCGCCGCGGTGGGCATGAGCCAGGAAAGCGACGCGGTCATCATGATCGTCTCCGAAGAGTCGGGCGACATCAGCATTGCCGAGCGCGGCATCCTGTTCCGCAAGCTCACGGTCGACGCGCTGCGTGGCATGCTGACCGACCTGCTCGGCCGGGCCGTCACGAGCGACGATCCGCAGTTGAAGACCGCCAACGAGGCTTCGCACGAGGATTGA
- a CDS encoding GNAT family N-acetyltransferase: MAQADIIIADDKLLPQAVELYNSVFRPKRELDFFKRRFMGRYNPLTLIARVDDRPVGFWIGFELKPGMFYHWLGAVAPDFRRKGIGRQLQEAQQAWAKDHGYEYVRCECMNHQREFTHFAITMGYDIVGVRWDSTHADNLIVFEKNLIE; the protein is encoded by the coding sequence TTGGCCCAGGCCGACATCATCATCGCAGACGACAAGCTGCTGCCGCAGGCGGTGGAGCTTTACAACTCCGTGTTTCGCCCGAAGCGCGAGTTGGACTTCTTCAAACGGCGGTTCATGGGTCGCTACAACCCGCTGACGCTGATTGCCCGCGTCGACGATCGGCCGGTGGGGTTCTGGATCGGCTTTGAGCTGAAGCCGGGCATGTTTTATCACTGGCTGGGCGCCGTCGCGCCCGACTTCCGCCGAAAGGGCATCGGCCGGCAGTTGCAGGAAGCGCAGCAGGCGTGGGCGAAGGATCACGGGTACGAGTACGTGCGCTGCGAGTGCATGAACCATCAGCGGGAGTTCACGCACTTCGCGATAACGATGGGGTACGACATCGTCGGCGTACGGTGGGACTCGACGCACGCCGACAATTTGATCGTCTTCGAGAAGAACCTAATCGAGTAG
- a CDS encoding DUF4149 domain-containing protein, with the protein MRYLASLMLAVCWALWFGGIIMLLIGVMAVFKEFPPEQRTTASKATAAMFRAYGFYELAVASGALIAAVVLRLIQPAKLRTAIFVLLALAALLAAVTTGIVTPNMEKLRMAGEGTTDAFRSLHGQAMMLFSSRTLLLLVAGVLLPLAIQREPRDASNSASS; encoded by the coding sequence ATGCGATATCTCGCCTCGTTGATGCTGGCCGTCTGTTGGGCGCTGTGGTTCGGGGGCATCATCATGCTGCTGATCGGCGTGATGGCGGTGTTCAAGGAGTTCCCACCCGAGCAGCGCACCACCGCCAGCAAGGCGACGGCGGCCATGTTCCGGGCGTACGGGTTTTACGAGCTGGCCGTCGCCAGTGGCGCGCTGATCGCGGCCGTCGTGCTGCGCCTCATTCAGCCGGCGAAGCTGCGGACGGCAATATTCGTACTGCTGGCGCTGGCGGCGCTGTTGGCGGCGGTCACGACCGGCATCGTCACGCCGAACATGGAAAAGCTGCGAATGGCCGGCGAAGGCACGACCGACGCGTTCCGCTCGCTGCACGGTCAGGCGATGATGCTGTTTTCAAGCCGCACGCTGTTGCTGCTGGTTGCAGGTGTGCTGCTGCCACTGGCGATTCAGCGGGAACCGCGCGACGCGTCAAACAGCGCCAGCAGTTGA
- a CDS encoding small basic protein: MSLDRSLKSASSLVRHRNVLSRAERLDILKDAEKWDESKPVYGLPKVGHRKQTVGKAVKKEAEGDEAAAPAKGGKGGKAAPAAAAAPAAGAKGAAAAPAKKGK, translated from the coding sequence ATGTCGCTGGATCGTAGTTTGAAGAGCGCCAGCTCGCTGGTTCGTCACCGTAACGTGCTGAGCCGCGCCGAGCGCCTGGACATCCTGAAGGACGCGGAGAAGTGGGACGAGAGCAAGCCGGTCTACGGCCTGCCCAAGGTCGGCCACCGCAAGCAGACGGTCGGTAAGGCCGTGAAGAAGGAAGCAGAGGGCGATGAGGCCGCAGCCCCCGCCAAGGGTGGCAAGGGTGGCAAGGCCGCTCCCGCCGCCGCTGCGGCACCTGCTGCTGGCGCCAAGGGCGCCGCTGCTGCCCCCGCGAAGAAGGGCAAGTAG